From Pseudomonas fluorescens:
AACCCCACCGGCACCAGCCTGTGCCGCGCGGTCGCCGAGCGTTTGCTCGAACTGGCACGCCGCGAGGATTTCCTGATCATCGAAGAGGATGTCTACGGCGACCTGCAACACGCCAGCTGCACGCGACTGTCGGCGCTGCCCCATGATGACCGGGTCATCTATGTCTCGAGTTTTTCCAAGACCCTCAGTAGCGCCTTGCGGGTGGGCTACCTCAGCGCCAGCACCGCGCTCATTGCCCGCTTGGCTCACCTCAAGACCCTGACCGGCATCGGTACTTCGCGCTTTGCCGAGGCGGTGGTGGCCACGTTGCTGGCCAATGGTACCTACCGCAAGTGGGTGCAGCGCCTGCGCAAACGCCTGGGCACGCAGATGACCGCCACCTTGCAGGTACTGGAGGATGAGGAATGGCAGGTGTTTGCCGTGCCGGCCGGCGGGATGTTCCTGTGGGTGCGGCCTGCCGTGGCGGATCGTTCGCGGCTGCAGGCATATGCGCGCAAGTTCGGCGTCTTGTTGTCACCGGGGGCGCTGTTCAACCCGACGGGTGAATCCAGTGAGTGGCTGCGCATCAATGTGGCCTATGCTGATGATCAACGGGCACTTGCGTTATTCCGCGCCTTGGGCCCTACCAGATCGACCTCGACCATTCTGAAAACGACGAGCGTGTAGCTTTTTGCCATTATTCCGGCGCCAACAGCTTGTGCTCAATGCCTTGGGGTTGCGAATCTCGCTTCTTGTAAACCGGGCTTATGGCATCTGCCATTGCAAGAGGATTCAAGTGCAATGATTTCGGCCGTGCAACGACGTTTCGCCAACCTCGGTATGGCGAAAAAACTGGGCTTGGGCTTCCTTCTTGTCCTGCTGCTGACAGCTTTGGTGGCGGCCATCGGTGTGTGGTCCCTGCAAACCGTTGGCCAGCGTTTCGAAGGCCTCAAGGCAATGTCTTCGCTCAACAACGGCCTGTTCAAGGTGCGCTTGATCGAGCAGGACTACGCGCTGCACGCCGACCCCAAGGCTGTCGATGCCCTGCATGAGAGCGTCGACGCGTTGGCGGCGCTGGCGGCCAGGCTCAAGGCAGAGTCCGCCGCCAATGTGCCAGTGATGACCGATGTGGAGCAGGCCCTGGCGGCTTATCGCAAGGCATTCGATGAGTTTGTCGAGCTGACCCAAACCAAGGACCTGGCCCTGGAAATGGCCACTTGGTCGGTGTCCAGCGTGGCCAATAACCTCGACGTGTTGCAGGCCGGCCTGGCGGACGATGGCGCGTATGGTCTCAAGGAGAGCCAGGGCAAGGAAGGTGCCGAGTTTATCGAGCAGGCGGGGCAGGTCAGCCAGGTCTCGCGCCTGATGTTGCAAGCCATGAACGAAGCCCATGTGCGCCTCGACCAGAGCCGCAAGGCCGACGCCGATGACTCTCAGCAGGGCAAGATCGAGCAGGCCGACCAGGCCCTGGCCCAGGTCGAACAACTGAAAACTTCGGTCAAGGACCCGGGTTACCAGACGGTGCTTAACGAAGTGTCCGGGCATATTGCCTCGTTCAGTGAAAAGCTCGGTGAATACACCGGCCTGCTGGCCCAGGAAAAGGTGGTCTACAAGCAGTTGCATGACCGCGCCGATCAAGTGGTCAGCCGAGTCAACCAGGCCTACGCCACCGAAGACCAATCGATGCAGGCGCAACTGAAGGAAAGCGCGATGTTGATCGTTGGCTCGTCAGCCTTGGCATTGTTGGTGGGGCTGATCGCTGCCTGGGTGATCACCCGGTTGATCGTGGCGCCGCTGCGCAGTGTGATTGCGGTGGCCCAGCAGATTGCCGCCGGAGACCTGAGTGGGCGCATGGAGGTTGATCGCCGCGATGAGATCGGCCAACTGATGCAGGCCATGCAGCAGATGGGCAATGGCCTTAGCCACATGGTCAGCGGGTTGCAGGCGGGTATTGAGCAACTGGCCAGTTCGGCGCATACGTTATCCAGCGTGACTGAGCAGACCAACGTCGAGGTCAGCAGCCAGAAGGAAGAAACCGAGCAAGTGGCGACCGCGATGAACCAGATGACCGCCACGGTGCACGATGTGGCGCGCAACGCCGAGGAGGCTGCACAAGCGGCGCAGACGGCGGATGACAAGGTCGACAGTGGCCAGCAGGTGGTACGCCAGAGTTTGCAGCGCATAGAGTTGCTGGCCACCTCCAGCGCCCACGCCAGTGCCAGCATCGACAGCCTGAGTACGGAAATCCAGAACATCGGCACGGTGTTGAGCGTGATCAAAAGCGTGGCCGAACAGACCAACTTGCTCGCCTTGAATGCGGCAATCGAAGCGGCCCGAGCCGGCGAGCAAGGCCGTGGTTTTGCGGTGGTGGCCGATGAAGTGCGCGCGCTGGCCAAGCGCACCCAGCAGTCGACCGAGGAAATCGAGCGTCTGGTCAGCACTCTGCGTGCTGCGGCGCAGTCGTCGGTGCAGCAGATCCAGCAGAGTGGCGAGCTGGTGAAACTGGCGGTGAGCGATGCGCTGGAAACCGAAAGCGCCTTGGGCAGCATTGCCGTCGCGGTGTCATTGATCCAGCAGATGAACCAACAGATCGCCGCCGCTGCCGAGCAGCAGAGCTCGGTGGCCGAAGAGATCAATCGCAGTGTCACCAGCATCCGCGCGAGTGCCGATCAATCGGCATTGAGTATGCAAGGCAACGCCGCGTCGAGCATCCAGCTGGCGCAGTTGGGGGCGGAGCTGAAGGGGATGGTGGGGCACTTCCGCCTTTGATCGCCGCGTGCTGGCGGCGATCAAAGGGCAGGGCAATCAGGCGTGGTTGGCGAGGAAGGTCAGCAGGGCTTCATTGACGAAGTCCGGATTCTCCCGGCTGGAGATATGCCCGGCGTTTGGGATCAGGGTCAGGCCGCAGCCAATCAACTTGGCCATGGCGTCGGACTCGGCGGGTGGGCGCGGTTTGTCCTGCTCGCCGCACATCACCAGGGTGGTGTCGGCATCCAGGCGTGGCAATTGCTCCAGCACATCCGAGCGGCTGAAGATCAGCCGGCCCAGGGGCACGATGCTGTGCAGCAGGCGTTCCCGGGAGAATGACTGCAGGGCCCTGCGATAGTCCTGGTACAGCGCGGATTCGCGGTCGATGCCGGGGCGGAAGAAGATCGGCGCGATGACATCCAGCAAGGGCTCGGGGATCGCGCCGGTGTCTTCGATCATCTTGAACAGCGAGAAATAGTACTGGCGCGTGGCTTCGGGCTCGGCGCCGAGGTAGGTGTCCATCAGCACCAGGCTGTTGACGCGCCCAGGTGCCTGCAACGCCAGGCGTGCGCCCCACATGCCGCCGACCGACAGGCCGACCAGGTTGACCTGGGCAATTTCCAACTGGTCGAGCAGGGCCAGGGCCTGGCGCGCCAGGTCGTCGAGGGAGCGGGTTGACGCGGGCAGCGGGCCCGACTCGCCGTGCCCCCACAGTTCGGGGACGAGCACGCGGTACTGTTGCGACAGGGCTTCAATCTGCGGCGCCCACATATCGCGATCCCACAGGTAGCTTGAACCCAGGAGCACCGCTGGGCCGGTACCCAGGTCGAGATAGTGCAGCGGTTGTCCATCAATCACGGCGACAGGCATAGCAGGCCTCTAACTTCACGGAGTGAGGGGCACTTTTTTACGCTAGTCGAGAGCGGGGGGATAGGTACAAAGTGATGGCATGTGGCGACGGCGGTCGCCACATGGCGGTGGGGATCAGTCGTAGATGACTTTCTTCTTCCACTCGGCGTCGGCGTCGACGACTTTCAGGCCTTCCGTCAGTTCGTTGACTTCGTCTTCGGCAGGCTTGCTGTTGGTCAGCACCGTGGAGTTGGCGCGGGCCAGCTGCGACTCCAGCAATTGCAGCTGCGCACTGTACAGCACCGGTTCGGGCTGTTTGCGCAGGTACTGTACGCCACGTTCGAAGGCCAGGCGTGCCTGGCCCGGCTGGCCTTGCTGCAAGGCATGCTGGCCGAGGTTATTGAAGAACTCGATATGCAGCAGCACCAGGATATGCCGAATTTCCTTTATCCAGTGCTTGGCCTCGTTGGTCGGCAGGAAACCATCCTGGGCGGCGCGGGTCACCTGGCCGTGCAGGGCTTCCAGCAGGAAACGCACGTCCTTGGCCTTGGTTTCGGTCTGGATCGGGGCGGGCGGGTTGTTGACTGGAATCGACTCACCCTGGGCCACCAGGGCATTGAGCTCGGCGATCCGTGCCTTGACCGCGGCGTTGGTCCTATTGAGGTGCAACAGGCGTTGGTTGACGTTGAGTTCCAGGCGGGTCAGCAACAACTTGAGCGCCGGGGTCATCAACTGGCCAGGGAAAGTCTCGGTGATTTCACCGCAGCGACGCAGCCGATCATTGAGTTCGATCTCGGTGCGCTTCTTTTCCAGTTTGTTGTTTTCCACCACGTGGTTCATGTAGCCAATGGCGATCAGTATTACGATCCCGGCTATTACCAGCAGGGTGATCATGAGTGGTGTCACCGGTGTGACCTCTTTATAGGGTTTGCTGTTGAGTGTAGTGACTGGA
This genomic window contains:
- a CDS encoding methyl-accepting chemotaxis protein, producing MVSGLQAGIEQLASSAHTLSSVTEQTNVEVSSQKEETEQVATAMNQMTATVHDVARNAEEAAQAAQTADDKVDSGQQVVRQSLQRIELLATSSAHASASIDSLSTEIQNIGTVLSVIKSVAEQTNLLALNAAIEAARAGEQGRGFAVVADEVRALAKRTQQSTEEIERLVSTLRAAAQSSVQQIQQSGELVKLAVSDALETESALGSIAVAVSLIQQMNQQIAAAAEQQSSVAEEINRSVTSIRASADQSALSMQGNAASSIQLAQLGAELKGMVGHFRL
- a CDS encoding alpha/beta fold hydrolase; its protein translation is MPVAVIDGQPLHYLDLGTGPAVLLGSSYLWDRDMWAPQIEALSQQYRVLVPELWGHGESGPLPASTRSLDDLARQALALLDQLEIAQVNLVGLSVGGMWGARLALQAPGRVNSLVLMDTYLGAEPEATRQYYFSLFKMIEDTGAIPEPLLDVIAPIFFRPGIDRESALYQDYRRALQSFSRERLLHSIVPLGRLIFSRSDVLEQLPRLDADTTLVMCGEQDKPRPPAESDAMAKLIGCGLTLIPNAGHISSRENPDFVNEALLTFLANHA